One region of Baekduia soli genomic DNA includes:
- a CDS encoding nuclear transport factor 2 family protein: MAGSIEERVARLEDDAAIRRTWCDYLFGLDALDWDGLADVFTEDAGLEMVGLESYQPGSDRSYRGRPSIIEDFYRPVMEATAAPARGQFYTGHHGTNMKIELEGDEATTLAYFFEILGNTQLLVGTYQHRMRREPDRWRIAHLRIAIRYRARIEAEDFGGLSLAEVRAMAGV, translated from the coding sequence ATGGCCGGCAGCATCGAGGAACGAGTCGCGAGGCTCGAGGACGACGCGGCGATCCGCCGCACGTGGTGCGACTACCTGTTCGGGCTGGACGCACTGGACTGGGACGGGCTGGCCGACGTCTTCACGGAAGACGCCGGACTGGAGATGGTCGGCCTGGAGAGCTACCAGCCCGGCTCAGACCGCAGCTACCGCGGGCGCCCGTCGATCATCGAGGACTTCTACCGCCCGGTCATGGAGGCCACCGCGGCCCCCGCCCGCGGGCAGTTCTACACCGGCCACCACGGCACGAACATGAAGATCGAGCTCGAGGGCGACGAAGCCACGACGCTGGCCTACTTCTTCGAGATCCTCGGCAACACCCAGCTGCTCGTCGGGACCTACCAGCACCGGATGCGACGCGAGCCCGACCGCTGGCGCATCGCCCACCTGCGCATCGCCATCCGCTACCGGGCCCGCATCGAGGCCGAGGACTTCGGCGGCCTGTCGCTGGCCGAGGTGCGCGCGATGGCCGGGGTCTGA
- a CDS encoding acyl-CoA dehydrogenase family protein, which translates to MDFDLSPAQQELVDLIDDVGMREFRPKAFEQRFRREVPRDNLRRLGELGVLGVCLPEAHGGSGRPYLDGLLAIERIAHACPVTGDHAVMAICGPAMFIAEWGTEDQKARYVPPVAAGRSGCWISLTEPEAGTALTDLTTQATMTAEGCRLNGFKRPAGPAEDADFYLVFVRFGPGAKGIGAVIVDRDTPGLTLSEPRRWMGDAPWCELTFADALVPAANVLFTGEAMRKLLGSYTVERCAAGAMVLGIAQIAFEQSVAYAESRTQFGRPIADFQLVQAKLADMYIRLQSARLLLHRAISADTEDGLPDRALSSAAKVATVETACFVCDEAMQIHGAMGMSVDTEPLEWLYRYVRPYAVAGGTSEIHRSMIAAELVGRRFGHRP; encoded by the coding sequence ATGGACTTCGATCTCAGCCCCGCGCAGCAGGAGCTCGTCGACCTCATCGACGACGTCGGCATGCGGGAGTTCCGGCCCAAGGCGTTCGAGCAGCGCTTCCGGCGCGAGGTGCCGCGCGACAACCTGCGGCGCCTGGGCGAGCTCGGCGTCCTCGGCGTCTGCCTGCCCGAGGCCCACGGCGGCTCGGGCCGCCCCTACCTCGACGGGCTGCTGGCCATCGAGCGCATCGCCCACGCCTGCCCGGTGACCGGCGACCACGCGGTCATGGCGATCTGCGGGCCCGCGATGTTCATCGCCGAGTGGGGCACGGAGGACCAGAAGGCGCGCTATGTCCCGCCGGTGGCGGCCGGGCGCTCGGGCTGCTGGATCTCGCTGACCGAGCCCGAGGCCGGCACGGCGCTGACCGACCTCACCACCCAGGCGACGATGACCGCCGAGGGCTGCCGCCTCAACGGCTTCAAGCGGCCGGCCGGCCCGGCCGAGGACGCCGACTTCTACCTCGTCTTCGTCCGGTTCGGGCCCGGCGCGAAGGGCATCGGCGCCGTGATCGTCGACCGCGACACCCCCGGGCTGACCCTGAGCGAGCCGCGGCGCTGGATGGGCGACGCGCCCTGGTGCGAGCTCACGTTCGCCGACGCGCTGGTCCCTGCCGCCAACGTCCTGTTCACCGGCGAGGCGATGCGCAAGCTGCTCGGGTCCTACACCGTCGAGCGCTGCGCGGCCGGCGCCATGGTGCTCGGCATCGCGCAGATCGCCTTCGAGCAGTCCGTCGCCTACGCCGAGTCGCGCACGCAGTTCGGCCGGCCGATCGCCGACTTCCAGCTCGTGCAGGCCAAGCTCGCCGACATGTACATCCGACTCCAGAGCGCGCGCCTGCTGCTGCATCGCGCGATCTCGGCCGACACGGAGGACGGCCTGCCCGACCGGGCGCTGTCGTCGGCGGCAAAGGTGGCGACCGTCGAGACCGCGTGCTTCGTCTGCGACGAGGCCATGCAGATCCACGGCGCGATGGGCATGTCGGTCGACACGGAGCCGCTCGAGTGGCTCTACCGGTACGTCCGGCCCTACGCGGTGGCCGGTGGCACCTCGGAGATCCACCGCAGCATGATCGCCGCCGAGCTCGTCGGGCGGCGCTTCGGGCACCGCCCATGA
- a CDS encoding hydantoinase/oxoprolinase family protein, whose translation MGVVLGVDIGGTFTDCIAVQPSGEVQIGKAFSTPPDFHDGFIASIASVAQHLGTTGPELLAGADGVYHGCTVGTNALVEGRTAKVALLTTRGHRDSLFQMKAGRRLQNASPAYVADVAHHHKPAPLVPRDLVREVDERIGSDGDVVAALNEPQLREAVQELLDAGAEAIAISLLWSIRNDAHELRAAEIVREMAPGIFVSVASQVVHRSGEYERTVATVMNALIGPVMDRYLAVLQERCTALGFPGQVQIMTCSGGLISTTEARRLPVLTIGSGPVAGLIGSHKAATAPASGNGHAAAAAPDVITADMGGTTFDVGLVHNGVALSRRTSWHDQYEYWVPTLDVRSVGAGGGSIIRFDPAMGSLRVGPESASAVPGPVCVGRGGTEPTVTDANLVAGILDPGYFLAGEVELDVEAARAALAEAGRPLGLGPEETAAAALRIVDNGMADAIRLASVQKGIDPRGFTLYAYGGAGPVHGASVARHVGMSKVVVPLGDFASGWSAFGIAGAAPLVVQEVAQRMRNPFDAAAITAVFDEIEARAVQRMADNGIAREDLIVTRHADMRYSLQVNEIEIDAPAGDYDDATLEHLVDTFQTDYERVYGEGTGYADAGFAVTGLRVRARARPREHAAEAGVAQQTAAGAEPFAHRDVILYEAGLTPRSVAVYRSEALFAGAMLDGPAIVELPNTTIVVPGGATAAVDARGNVTISLED comes from the coding sequence ATGGGCGTAGTGCTGGGTGTCGACATCGGCGGCACGTTCACCGACTGCATCGCGGTCCAGCCCTCGGGCGAGGTCCAGATCGGCAAGGCGTTCTCGACCCCGCCGGACTTCCACGACGGCTTCATCGCCTCCATCGCGTCCGTCGCCCAGCACCTGGGCACGACGGGCCCCGAGCTGCTGGCCGGCGCCGACGGCGTCTACCACGGGTGCACCGTGGGGACCAACGCCCTCGTCGAGGGACGCACGGCGAAGGTCGCGCTGCTGACGACGCGCGGGCACCGCGACTCGCTCTTCCAGATGAAGGCCGGGCGGCGCCTGCAGAACGCGTCGCCTGCCTACGTCGCCGACGTCGCCCACCACCACAAGCCCGCGCCGCTGGTCCCCCGCGACCTCGTCCGCGAGGTCGACGAGCGCATCGGCTCCGACGGCGACGTGGTCGCCGCGCTCAACGAGCCCCAGCTGCGCGAGGCCGTGCAGGAGCTGCTGGACGCCGGTGCGGAGGCCATCGCGATCTCGCTGCTGTGGTCGATCCGCAACGACGCCCACGAGCTGCGCGCCGCCGAGATCGTCCGCGAGATGGCGCCGGGGATCTTCGTGTCGGTCGCCTCCCAGGTCGTGCACCGCTCGGGCGAGTACGAGCGGACGGTCGCCACCGTCATGAACGCGCTCATCGGGCCGGTCATGGACCGCTACCTGGCGGTCCTGCAGGAGCGCTGCACCGCGCTCGGCTTCCCGGGCCAGGTCCAGATCATGACGTGCTCGGGCGGGCTGATCTCCACGACGGAGGCGCGCCGGCTGCCGGTGCTGACGATCGGCTCGGGGCCCGTGGCCGGGCTCATCGGCTCCCACAAGGCCGCGACCGCGCCGGCCTCCGGCAACGGCCACGCCGCGGCCGCCGCGCCCGACGTCATCACCGCCGACATGGGCGGCACGACGTTCGACGTCGGCCTCGTGCACAACGGCGTGGCCCTCAGCCGGCGGACCTCCTGGCACGACCAGTACGAGTACTGGGTGCCGACGCTGGACGTGCGGTCCGTCGGCGCCGGGGGCGGCTCCATCATCCGCTTCGACCCGGCGATGGGCAGCCTGCGCGTCGGCCCCGAGAGCGCGAGCGCCGTGCCGGGCCCGGTGTGCGTGGGCCGCGGCGGGACCGAGCCGACGGTCACCGACGCCAACCTCGTCGCCGGCATCCTGGACCCCGGCTACTTCCTGGCCGGCGAGGTCGAGCTCGATGTGGAGGCCGCGCGGGCGGCGCTGGCCGAGGCCGGCCGGCCGCTCGGGCTGGGGCCCGAGGAGACCGCCGCCGCGGCGCTGCGCATCGTCGACAACGGGATGGCCGACGCGATCCGGCTGGCCAGCGTGCAGAAGGGCATCGACCCGCGCGGCTTCACCCTGTACGCCTACGGCGGGGCGGGCCCCGTGCACGGCGCCTCCGTCGCCCGCCACGTCGGCATGTCCAAGGTCGTGGTCCCGCTCGGGGACTTCGCCTCGGGCTGGTCGGCGTTCGGCATCGCCGGCGCCGCGCCCCTCGTCGTCCAGGAGGTCGCCCAGAGGATGCGCAACCCGTTCGACGCCGCCGCGATCACCGCGGTGTTCGACGAGATCGAGGCGCGCGCCGTCCAGCGCATGGCCGACAACGGCATCGCCCGCGAGGACCTCATCGTCACCCGCCACGCCGACATGCGCTACTCGCTGCAGGTCAACGAGATCGAGATCGATGCGCCCGCGGGCGACTACGACGACGCCACGCTCGAGCACCTCGTCGACACGTTCCAGACCGACTACGAGCGCGTGTACGGCGAGGGCACCGGCTACGCCGACGCGGGCTTCGCCGTCACCGGGCTGCGCGTGCGGGCCCGGGCGCGGCCCCGCGAGCACGCCGCCGAGGCGGGGGTGGCGCAGCAGACGGCGGCCGGGGCGGAGCCGTTCGCCCATCGCGACGTCATCCTCTACGAGGCCGGCCTGACGCCGCGGTCGGTCGCCGTGTACCGCTCGGAGGCCCTGTTCGCCGGGGCCATGTTGGACGGCCCGGCGATCGTCGAGCTGCCCAACACCACGATCGTCGTCCCCGGCGGGGCGACCGCCGCCGTCGACGCCCGCGGCAACGTCACCATCTCCCTGGAGGACTGA
- a CDS encoding MFS transporter: MQPASVVSGDPGAGRARPSPTRSLLVLALGALTYQVAQTALLPAVPQLVAAYHTNASTVAWTFTGFLLSAAVLTTLLGRLGDMFGKRRVLVIALVLVAAGNLLCGVAGAMPVVIAGRALQGAVAGVFPLAFGIIRDEFPPARVRWGIGMISATAGIGAGSGLLLGALLVDHATFHWVFWVTGAMALAGALTAWWLVPESPERRPGRVDVRGAVVLAAGLVLPLLAVTQAHAWGWASLRTLALIAAGLVILAVWVVVERATPEPLANIATLSRPPVLVTNLVTILTGFGMFTVFLLVPQMVQAPHATGYGLGVSATAASLIIFPGALLMMAVGPLSGPLGDRFGTRMPLALGGLVTAAGNAGLGVVHGGPLVVLLLAVVACSGVGLTYGAMPNLIIEAAPPHETGEATGLNVVMRLVGTALGAQVCGSVLAGSVGAGGGLPSADGFRTAFLLCAAVALAGAVSALVIPKVRSGHVEGPGAREPVAPAHDTALAAD, encoded by the coding sequence GTGCAGCCCGCCTCGGTCGTGTCGGGGGATCCGGGCGCCGGCCGTGCGCGGCCGAGCCCCACGCGCAGCCTGCTCGTGCTCGCGCTCGGCGCACTGACCTACCAGGTCGCGCAGACCGCGCTCCTGCCCGCGGTCCCGCAGCTCGTCGCGGCCTACCACACCAACGCGAGCACGGTCGCCTGGACGTTCACCGGCTTCCTGCTCTCGGCCGCCGTGCTCACCACGCTCCTCGGGCGCCTGGGCGACATGTTCGGCAAGCGGCGGGTCCTCGTGATCGCGCTGGTGCTCGTGGCCGCGGGCAACCTGCTGTGCGGCGTGGCCGGCGCGATGCCGGTGGTCATCGCCGGGCGCGCGCTGCAGGGCGCCGTGGCCGGCGTCTTCCCCCTGGCGTTCGGGATCATCCGCGACGAGTTCCCGCCCGCCCGCGTGCGCTGGGGCATCGGCATGATCTCGGCCACGGCGGGGATCGGCGCCGGCAGCGGGCTCCTGCTCGGCGCGCTGCTCGTCGACCACGCGACGTTCCACTGGGTCTTCTGGGTCACCGGCGCCATGGCCCTGGCCGGCGCGCTGACGGCCTGGTGGCTCGTGCCCGAGTCCCCGGAGCGCCGGCCCGGACGGGTCGACGTGCGCGGAGCGGTCGTCCTCGCCGCCGGCCTGGTCCTGCCGCTGCTGGCCGTCACCCAGGCCCACGCCTGGGGCTGGGCGAGCCTGCGGACGCTCGCCCTCATCGCGGCCGGCCTCGTGATCCTGGCCGTCTGGGTCGTCGTCGAGCGCGCCACGCCGGAGCCCCTGGCCAACATCGCCACGCTGTCGCGGCCACCGGTGCTCGTCACCAACCTGGTGACGATCCTGACCGGCTTCGGGATGTTCACCGTCTTCCTGCTCGTGCCCCAGATGGTGCAGGCCCCGCACGCCACGGGTTACGGCCTCGGGGTCAGCGCGACGGCGGCCAGCCTGATCATCTTCCCGGGGGCCCTGCTCATGATGGCCGTCGGCCCGCTGTCGGGGCCGCTGGGCGACCGCTTCGGCACCCGGATGCCGCTCGCGCTCGGCGGCCTCGTCACCGCGGCCGGCAACGCGGGCCTCGGCGTCGTGCACGGCGGCCCGCTCGTGGTCCTGCTCCTGGCCGTGGTGGCCTGCTCGGGGGTCGGGCTGACCTACGGGGCGATGCCGAACCTCATCATCGAGGCCGCGCCTCCGCACGAGACGGGCGAGGCGACCGGGCTCAACGTCGTCATGCGCCTGGTCGGGACCGCGCTGGGCGCCCAGGTGTGCGGCAGCGTCCTGGCCGGCAGCGTCGGGGCCGGCGGCGGCCTGCCCAGCGCCGACGGGTTCCGCACGGCGTTCCTGCTCTGCGCCGCCGTCGCGCTGGCCGGCGCCGTCTCGGCGCTCGTCATCCCCAAGGTCCGCTCCGGCCACGTCGAGGGGCCCGGGGCGCGGGAGCCCGTCGCCCCCGCGCACGACACCGCCCTCGCGGCCGACTGA
- a CDS encoding LLM class flavin-dependent oxidoreductase: MSASPALGIALPLAARDADPADFIAEVLAEARAADAAGFEVCLVPDHHRGPPASVVAPLALCAALAAVTQRIRVGPGVLVLPVHAPLHVAEQVTLIDQISRGRAVLGVGAGYQHEDFEAFGIDRAQRGPRFEAGLAEVGRLLGEPGALDPVPVQRPRPPVWVGAWSGVGLRRAARLADGWIADPVRSVTEAAAMADRYRAACDGAPGDVVLMREAWVDGAPGSAERFADAIMPVFRYYGRRGAAEFPDTFAALARDRFVHGSAAECLDQVDAMAAATGASVVVLTLRQPGGPGHEAALQAIRAIGEARAARG; the protein is encoded by the coding sequence GTGAGCGCGTCCCCCGCCCTGGGCATCGCGCTGCCGCTGGCCGCGCGCGACGCCGACCCCGCCGACTTCATCGCCGAGGTCCTGGCCGAGGCCCGGGCGGCCGACGCCGCGGGCTTCGAGGTCTGCCTCGTGCCCGACCACCATCGCGGGCCGCCCGCCTCGGTCGTCGCGCCGCTGGCGCTCTGCGCAGCGCTGGCCGCCGTCACGCAGCGCATCCGGGTCGGCCCCGGCGTCCTCGTGCTGCCCGTCCACGCGCCGCTGCACGTGGCCGAGCAGGTGACGCTCATCGACCAGATCTCCCGCGGGCGCGCCGTCCTGGGCGTCGGCGCCGGCTACCAGCACGAGGACTTCGAAGCCTTCGGGATCGACCGCGCGCAGCGCGGACCGCGGTTCGAGGCCGGCCTGGCCGAGGTCGGCCGGCTGCTCGGCGAGCCCGGGGCGCTGGACCCCGTCCCCGTGCAGCGGCCGCGTCCGCCGGTGTGGGTCGGGGCGTGGTCGGGCGTGGGCCTGCGGCGCGCCGCCCGTCTGGCCGACGGCTGGATCGCCGATCCCGTGCGGTCGGTCACCGAGGCCGCCGCGATGGCCGACCGCTACCGCGCGGCGTGCGACGGGGCGCCCGGCGACGTCGTGCTCATGCGCGAGGCGTGGGTCGACGGCGCGCCGGGGTCCGCCGAGCGCTTTGCCGACGCGATCATGCCGGTGTTCCGCTACTACGGGCGCCGCGGCGCCGCCGAGTTCCCCGACACGTTCGCCGCGTTGGCCCGCGACCGCTTCGTGCACGGCTCCGCGGCCGAGTGCCTGGACCAGGTCGACGCGATGGCCGCCGCCACCGGCGCCTCCGTCGTCGTCCTCACGCTGCGCCAGCCCGGCGGCCCGGGCCACGAGGCCGCGCTTCAGGCCATCCGGGCGATCGGCGAGGCGCGCGCGGCGCGCGGCTGA
- a CDS encoding hydantoinase B/oxoprolinase family protein: protein MTETLPAAAAEATRFDGYLDAYVPPARLTIDPSVRLHTEAADAIDPVTYEVLRHNLWSVNEEHGITMLRVSGSPIAAFGCDFNPCLLTEDAEFVYSGPYLQFFSSMQDLNVKWILENRSANPGIGPGDMFIANDPWVGTNHQLDVMLACPVFHEGAIFCWVTNALHFADLGGGVPGGWNPSGQTWFEEPPAFQPIKLMEGGVMRRDIEDMWCRRSRLPDLTALDLRAVVAGAQVAARRIEGLVARYGAGVVKAAMRRIVADSHQLFCDRIALIPDGTWRERVYLEIANPGDRGMYELALTMRKEGGTLTFDSEGTDPQVGAINVTYTGWRGAIMCVINAFLVPDSLYAVGGPLRDIVFRPTPGTILNASPPAAVANGSGIGVEATVGMCNNLVARAMDTAPQLRRMYTANGGATSWPIVSLGGLTQRGKPFQNIFLDFYAAPLGAFTFRDGVDTGSPYWMAKTVAPNVEQNEQLMPVLYLWQSEVEDSAGAGTFVGGATIGIAFTAHKTESVLHQVATSGVTQPTGPGLYGGMPGPPNAYRFRPADGEPLADILARDGRLDLADDRVRALSPKEANLVQRPGDVYEVICCGAAGLGDPLDRDPALVAQDVATMRFSAAAAEELFGVVLDGDAPDAERTARRRSDVRRERLARAGAPTVRYDGPGGVRALAGITGALTLGEDAAGELVLCSRHSGEPLCRVADNYREACARLDLPITASSPLAVDPAEFVDAEMQFRLFLCPQTGSVIETEVARAGAPVLHDIALDETSLRARYGS, encoded by the coding sequence ATGACCGAGACCCTGCCCGCCGCGGCGGCCGAGGCGACACGCTTCGACGGCTACCTCGACGCCTACGTCCCTCCCGCCCGCCTGACGATCGACCCCTCCGTGCGGCTGCACACCGAGGCGGCCGACGCGATCGACCCCGTCACCTACGAGGTTCTGCGCCACAACCTCTGGAGCGTCAACGAGGAGCACGGGATCACCATGCTGCGGGTCTCGGGCTCGCCGATCGCGGCGTTCGGCTGCGACTTCAACCCATGCCTGCTCACCGAGGACGCCGAGTTCGTCTACTCCGGCCCCTACCTGCAGTTCTTCTCGAGCATGCAGGACCTCAACGTGAAGTGGATCCTCGAGAACCGCAGCGCCAACCCGGGCATCGGGCCGGGCGACATGTTCATCGCCAACGACCCCTGGGTCGGCACGAACCACCAGCTCGACGTGATGCTGGCCTGCCCCGTGTTCCACGAGGGCGCGATCTTCTGCTGGGTGACCAACGCCCTGCACTTCGCCGACCTGGGCGGCGGCGTCCCCGGCGGCTGGAACCCGAGCGGGCAGACGTGGTTCGAGGAGCCGCCCGCCTTCCAGCCGATCAAGCTCATGGAGGGCGGCGTGATGCGCCGCGACATCGAGGACATGTGGTGCCGGCGCTCGCGCCTGCCCGACCTCACGGCGCTGGACCTGCGGGCCGTCGTGGCGGGCGCCCAGGTCGCGGCGCGGCGGATCGAGGGCCTCGTGGCGCGCTACGGCGCCGGCGTCGTGAAGGCGGCGATGCGGAGGATCGTCGCCGACTCCCACCAGCTGTTCTGCGACCGGATCGCCCTCATCCCCGACGGCACGTGGCGCGAGCGCGTGTACCTCGAGATCGCCAACCCGGGCGACCGCGGCATGTACGAGCTCGCGCTGACCATGCGCAAGGAGGGCGGGACGCTCACGTTCGACTCCGAGGGCACCGATCCGCAGGTGGGTGCGATCAACGTCACCTACACGGGGTGGCGCGGGGCGATCATGTGCGTGATCAACGCGTTCCTCGTGCCCGACTCGCTCTACGCGGTGGGCGGCCCGCTGCGCGACATCGTGTTCCGCCCCACGCCGGGGACGATCCTCAACGCCAGCCCGCCCGCCGCCGTGGCCAACGGCTCGGGGATCGGCGTCGAGGCGACCGTGGGGATGTGCAACAACCTGGTCGCCCGGGCGATGGACACCGCGCCGCAGCTGCGGCGCATGTACACCGCCAACGGCGGTGCCACGTCGTGGCCGATCGTGTCGCTCGGCGGCCTGACCCAGCGCGGCAAGCCCTTCCAGAACATCTTCCTGGACTTCTATGCCGCGCCGCTCGGGGCATTCACCTTCCGCGACGGCGTCGACACGGGCAGCCCGTACTGGATGGCCAAGACCGTGGCGCCCAACGTCGAGCAGAACGAGCAGCTCATGCCGGTGCTGTACCTGTGGCAGAGCGAGGTCGAGGACTCCGCGGGCGCGGGCACGTTCGTGGGGGGCGCGACGATCGGCATCGCGTTCACGGCGCACAAGACCGAGAGCGTGCTGCACCAGGTCGCCACGAGCGGGGTGACCCAGCCGACCGGTCCCGGGCTCTACGGCGGGATGCCCGGGCCGCCCAACGCCTACCGGTTCCGCCCCGCCGACGGTGAGCCGCTGGCCGACATCCTGGCCCGCGACGGGCGCCTGGACCTGGCCGACGATCGCGTCCGCGCGCTCAGCCCGAAGGAGGCCAACCTCGTCCAGCGGCCCGGCGACGTCTACGAGGTCATCTGCTGCGGCGCGGCGGGCTTGGGCGATCCGCTGGACCGCGACCCGGCGCTCGTCGCGCAGGACGTCGCGACCATGCGCTTCAGCGCGGCCGCCGCCGAGGAGTTGTTCGGCGTCGTGCTCGACGGGGACGCACCGGACGCCGAGCGCACGGCGCGGCGCCGCAGCGACGTCCGCCGCGAGCGGCTGGCCCGTGCGGGGGCGCCCACGGTGCGCTACGACGGCCCCGGCGGCGTCCGGGCGCTGGCCGGGATCACCGGCGCGCTGACGCTCGGCGAGGACGCGGCCGGCGAGCTCGTGCTCTGCAGCCGGCACAGCGGGGAGCCGCTGTGCCGGGTGGCCGACAACTACCGCGAGGCGTGCGCGCGCCTCGACCTGCCGATCACCGCCTCGAGCCCGCTGGCGGTGGATCCCGCGGAGTTCGTCGACGCCGAGATGCAGTTCCGGCTCTTCCTGTGCCCGCAGACCGGCAGCGTCATCGAGACGGAGGTGGCGCGAGCGGGTGCGCCCGTGCTGCACGACATCGCGCTGGACGAGACGTCGCTGCGAGCCCGCTACGGGAGCTGA
- a CDS encoding hydantoinase/oxoprolinase family protein has translation MIERPGGRVVTSKALSTPDDFAVGLFESIGRAAREIDLSVDEVMARTDQIIVGTTVGTNAFLERKGARTGLLTTRGFRDTLFIMRAGGRVIGRPPEDMLMLETTRKPEPLVPKSLIRMVHERVDSDGEILVPVQREQVMGQVAELVAEGVEAISICLLWSFKEPAHELAIRDWIREEHPGLYLACSHEVAPKLGELERFAGTTISAYVGPRTSRYLERIEGSLRERGYDETLLVMGCDGGVRSAHLAAREAIVTLNSGPAGGVTGSESLAATMGIGNVITADVGGTSFDVSVIEDGAVHTGSKTELGGFEFSVPAIDVQGIGAGGGSIAWIDPVRQTLRVGPESAGSDPGPVCYGQGGTRPTLTDAALALGYLSTTSFLGDGDRELDVGGARRALEELGAGLGLTWDETAAGVVRIAEAHMADLVRRMVVSRGHDPRDFSLFAFGGAGPVHAAGFARDLSLANVVIPAGNGASVWSAYGVATSDIKHVYEYSTVFEEPLDAGEIAAVYRRLGATARERLADEGIPVAETSFRYQGGLRYAGQLHEVYVAVPEPEELDEAALVEVIEAFEREYERVFGVGTGFRRAGVEYVDFRLTTVNAVDRPPLQHDVGDGPAARGERLVRFVGLGPGSAPEPISTPQYDGDAIPAATRIAGPAVIELPGTTVVVGPDYEATRHVTGSFVLTQVRDQEATR, from the coding sequence GTGATCGAGCGCCCGGGCGGCCGCGTCGTCACGAGCAAGGCCCTGTCGACCCCGGACGACTTCGCGGTCGGCCTCTTCGAGAGCATCGGGCGCGCCGCGCGGGAGATCGACCTGTCCGTCGACGAGGTCATGGCCCGCACCGACCAGATCATCGTCGGGACCACGGTGGGCACCAACGCGTTCCTGGAGCGCAAGGGGGCGAGGACCGGGCTGCTGACCACCCGGGGCTTCCGCGACACGCTGTTCATCATGCGTGCCGGCGGGCGGGTCATCGGGCGCCCGCCCGAGGACATGCTCATGCTGGAGACGACGCGCAAGCCCGAGCCGCTCGTGCCCAAGTCCCTGATCCGCATGGTGCACGAGCGCGTGGACTCCGACGGCGAGATCCTCGTGCCCGTGCAGCGCGAGCAGGTCATGGGCCAGGTGGCCGAGCTCGTCGCTGAGGGCGTGGAGGCGATCTCCATCTGCCTGCTGTGGTCGTTCAAGGAGCCCGCCCACGAGCTCGCGATCCGCGACTGGATCCGTGAGGAGCATCCGGGCCTCTACCTCGCCTGCTCGCACGAGGTCGCGCCGAAGCTCGGCGAGCTCGAACGGTTCGCGGGCACCACGATCAGCGCCTACGTCGGACCCAGGACGTCGCGCTACCTGGAGCGGATCGAAGGCTCCCTGCGCGAGCGCGGCTACGACGAGACCCTGCTCGTGATGGGCTGCGACGGCGGCGTGCGCAGCGCCCACCTCGCGGCCCGCGAGGCGATCGTCACGCTGAACTCCGGGCCGGCCGGCGGGGTGACGGGCTCGGAGTCCCTGGCGGCGACGATGGGCATCGGCAACGTGATCACCGCCGACGTGGGCGGCACGAGCTTCGACGTCAGCGTCATCGAGGACGGCGCCGTCCACACCGGGAGCAAGACCGAGCTCGGGGGCTTCGAGTTCTCCGTGCCCGCCATCGACGTGCAGGGCATCGGCGCCGGCGGCGGCTCGATCGCCTGGATCGATCCCGTGCGCCAGACCCTGCGGGTCGGTCCCGAGAGCGCCGGGTCCGACCCCGGGCCCGTCTGCTACGGCCAGGGCGGGACGCGCCCGACGCTGACCGATGCGGCGCTCGCGCTCGGCTATCTCTCGACGACGTCGTTCCTGGGCGACGGCGATCGCGAGCTCGACGTCGGCGGCGCGCGCCGTGCCCTCGAGGAGCTCGGCGCCGGGCTCGGGCTGACGTGGGACGAGACCGCCGCCGGCGTGGTGCGCATCGCCGAGGCCCACATGGCCGACCTCGTCCGGCGCATGGTGGTCTCCCGCGGCCACGACCCGCGCGACTTCTCGCTGTTCGCATTCGGCGGGGCCGGCCCGGTCCATGCCGCGGGGTTCGCCCGCGACCTGAGCCTGGCGAACGTCGTGATCCCGGCCGGCAACGGGGCGTCGGTGTGGTCGGCCTACGGGGTCGCGACGAGCGACATCAAGCACGTCTACGAGTACTCGACGGTGTTCGAGGAGCCGCTGGACGCGGGCGAGATCGCCGCCGTGTACCGGCGCCTGGGGGCGACGGCCCGCGAGCGGCTGGCCGATGAGGGCATCCCTGTCGCCGAGACGTCCTTCCGCTACCAGGGCGGCCTGCGCTATGCCGGGCAGCTGCACGAGGTCTACGTCGCGGTCCCCGAGCCCGAGGAGCTCGACGAGGCGGCGCTGGTCGAGGTGATCGAGGCCTTCGAGCGCGAGTACGAGCGGGTCTTCGGCGTCGGCACCGGCTTCCGGCGTGCCGGCGTGGAGTACGTCGACTTCCGCCTGACGACGGTCAACGCCGTGGACCGCCCTCCGCTGCAGCACGACGTCGGCGACGGCCCGGCCGCGCGCGGGGAGCGCCTGGTGCGCTTCGTCGGCCTCGGCCCGGGCAGCGCGCCCGAGCCCATCTCCACGCCCCAGTACGACGGCGATGCCATCCCCGCCGCGACGCGGATCGCCGGCCCGGCCGTGATCGAGCTGCCGGGCACCACGGTCGTGGTGGGACCCGATTACGAGGCCACCCGCCATGTGACGGGCAGCTTCGTCCTGACCCAGGTGCGCGACCAGGAGGCCACCCGATGA